The DNA window TCATGAACTTGTCATAGTGATTCTTTTTGATAAATCCTTGTTCGCAGTCATAAACATTGATGCACCAATCTTGTAGTTGCACCTCACAAAGGACCCAATGCTTCATATTAAGATTCATAGGGAAATATACCTTATCTACAATCATCCAAGAAGTCATCAATTTTCCTTCATCACCCCTGAAATATTCCATCAAGTCATCGTCGAATTTGTATGTTTGTGGATTTTTGGAGAACTTTGAATAACGTAACGACAACCTCGTAGAGACATTACAGTcacatattgagaaatccatcgGTTGATAAGTCTTGGGAAAATTGGCAACCCTTTTTTTAAGAATGTAACATGCTGCATCTATCTCCTGCGACAGATTCGAGAAAATAAAGTAAGCACAGAGCATCGAATGAATTAAGCACAAAACATGAAAAGAAATAGCAGGAattgcatctgtcgcaggcgggaatTGCATCTggcgcaggcgacagtgcatctgtcgcatgcgCTTCAAACATACCCTCTTCCTATTATTAGATCCAAAGAGACACTGGTAAATAAGGTTGATGAGCCCAAGCTTCCATGCATCCTCCTTCTCAGAGCAGTTGAGGAAAACACTTTGAACTTCTGTCACTTTAACAACTGTTTTGCCACCAAAGTATTTATGGACTaggggtggacattcttcagCGTGCCAGTTTTCAATCACAGGAAATCTTCCAAAATTTAGGCCTGTTACCAAGGCATATTCCTTCATGCCCCAGTAAAGCTGCTGACCATTGACTAAGAAACTTATTCCCTTCGAATTGAAGCTGCTTTTCCTGATCAACATCTGGTGGATTATTGTTCCTGAGAAAATGACAGTCGGGGCTTTCAATAGATACTGAAATTGACTCTTCATAGCCCTTTCCATAAGACCAAAGTGATTAAACTTGTCCTTGGTTTTTAACAAGCAGGTGCAAGtagatttccatgaaacacgtccaggaaagttctcaattaccgttttgtttttgcatttggttggtgccatctgcaaaaaatcaataagtcagaataatgaaagtaaataccactaatttaaaggaaatatgacatatgtcgcagacgacagtgcatctgtcgcagacgacagtgcatctgtcgcagacgacgatgcatctgtcgcagacgacgatgcatctgtcgcaggcgaatagtATATTctgcctgcgacagatgcatcgtcgtctgcgacagatgcatcgtcgtctacgacagatgcatagtcgtctgcgacagatgcactgtcgcctgcgaaaatgcatcgtcgccatcgacaataaacccaaaaccctgcaacagccttcgacagaagcattttaaacccaaaactaaacctaaacaataaacctaaacaataaacactacctaaacctaaacacatacctaaacctaaacaatacccTAAACCATTCCTCCATTATAGCATGCATGGATATAAAACGGAGAACTAGGATAGAAACGGATAGAAACGGGGAAGATAAACTCACCTTCGACGTTCTGGAGTTGAGATTCTCGTCGGGGGCTCTTGTTTGTCGTCGGAGCTCGTCGGGGTTCGAGGGGGGGTTCGAGGGAGAGGACGTCGTCGATGTTTCGGGGGAttttcgtcgtcgtcgtcgtcttcgGGGTTGATCAGTCGTCTTCGGGAAGTTGGAAACGAGAGAGAGGGAGTGAAAGGAGAACTGGGGAAAGGAAACGACGGGggagaatgaaaatcaaatttttttttttttttttttaaataaagggtaaaactgacCTTTTTGCTTTGgcaaaaggtcaaaaatgataaaattatcaatGACATGCTAAAAGTGGtaataaccctcttatgagggttattccatcaaatttc is part of the Impatiens glandulifera chromosome 1, dImpGla2.1, whole genome shotgun sequence genome and encodes:
- the LOC124934520 gene encoding uncharacterized protein LOC124934520, with amino-acid sequence MERAMKSQFQYLLKAPTVIFSGTIIHQMLIRKSSFNSKGISFLVNGQQLYWGMKEYALVTGLNFGRFPVIENWHAEECPPLVHKYFGGKTVVKVTEVQSVFLNCSEKEDAWKLGLINLIYQCLFGSNNRKRVCLKRMRQMHCRLRQMQFPPATDAIPAISFHVLCLIHSMLCAYFIFSNLSQEIDAACYILKKRVANFPKTYQPMDFSICDCNVSTRLSLRYSKFSKNPQTYKFDDDLMEYFRGDEGKLMTSWMIVDKVYFPMNLNMKHWVLCEVQLQDWCINVYDCEQGFIKKNHYDKFMKPLCEMIPYMFLFGTTEFDRIKYPKFSLEGMSYVVIPHPRVPKCTKSGDCGLFTIMYLEYLTAKLDISAVTSENIVFWRQKWAVRLFHHIIDP